Proteins found in one Quercus robur chromosome 2, dhQueRobu3.1, whole genome shotgun sequence genomic segment:
- the LOC126716005 gene encoding uncharacterized protein LOC126716005 — MNGYAKIKIINTHNPKSRSVDFSADNVSSFLQTPKKPTKNTDSDHTSKAQESNQIEGTNTEYTKATQESLQDEEYGNGGSFGMVLKKSLSVSSTTAGFQSAVKRAFSMTRSSSVSERYGRIHDQSVALVSPVDDYECDDDDDEVGDNSKGTRRSGKKKYKGGKILKVCKRLFGL, encoded by the coding sequence atgaatggTTATGCAAAGATCAAAATCATTAACACCCACAACCCCAAATCGAGATCAGTAGATTTTTCAGCTGATAATGTTTCTTCATTCCTTCAAACCCcaaaaaaacctacaaaaaaCACTGACTCAGACCACACATCTAAAGCTCAAGAAAGCAATCAGATCGAAGGTACCAACACAGAGTACACCAAAGCAACCCAAGAGTCTTTACAAGATGAAGAATATGGCAATGGAGGGAGCTTTGGTATGGTACTGAAAAAAAGTCTCTCAGTTTCTTCAACTACAGCTGGATTTCAGTCTGCAGTGAAAAGAGCATTCTCAATGACAAGATCTTCATCAGTTTCAGAGAGGTATGGTAGGATCCATGATCAGTCTGTGGCATTAGTATCTCCTGTTGATGATTATGaatgtgatgatgatgatgatgaagttgGGGACAATAGTAAGGGGACAAGAAGATCTGGGAAGAAGAAGTACAAAGGAGGCAAGATCCTTAAAGTTTGTAAGCGACTTTTTGGACTGTAA